The Calliphora vicina chromosome 3, idCalVici1.1, whole genome shotgun sequence genome contains a region encoding:
- the LOC135954660 gene encoding uncharacterized protein LOC135954660 has product MISRLRSKLAKTTFNEETKIWRGEIVETVFGAQDSVGSAAITALLKDPDHIAQICYPSGKEYTNREIATLSIRVALNLQKLNVVQLDVIGLCAANSDFVAPLTFGALLCGLSISTLDPSFDKRGIAHAYAITRPKIMFCDGEIYDKVKDALEECKLSSTIIYTVSKHIDKVPTLMELMKSTEGENEFKAPVLQDGCNQVAMILCSSGTTGLPKGVTMSHASILNAKKFEMLPTDKFLCFSTLYWLTGLVTLVHGTINGLTRVISNRPYSPDDFFDIVECYKVNIVLSPPSQIAMTLTSKRIYESDLSSIDLYMAGGSAVPYSLVKKFKQFASNATFVTGYGMSEVCNWVAYHEMDAKDSVGPLGNNIEVKIINDDDHNLTANEVGEVCIRTLHPWAGYFNNHVATSSMYDEDCWIHSGDVGYFDFDGNLYIIDRKKDILKYNNFHFYPTEIEKVIMELSDVVEVCVVGISDIIYTHLPAAAVVKLPQSNLTEQIVCNHVANSMQHFEQLRGGVYFFDSLPRTISGKTLRREATKICENIHGNNLYSRNIQ; this is encoded by the exons ATGATAAGTCGTTTGCGTTCGAAGCTTGCTAAAACCACTTTCAACGAAGAAACCAAAATTTGGCGGGGTGAAATTGTTGAAACGGTTTTTGGAGCCCAAGATTCCGTTGGCTCTGCTGCTATAACAGCATTATTAAAAGATCCCGATCATATAGCCCAG atttgtTATCCAAGTGGTAAAGAATATACAAATCGGGAGATAGCTACCCTCTCAATACGAGTGGCCCTTAATTTGCAAAAACTTAACGTAGTACAGCTGGATGTAATTGGTTTGTGTGCTGCCAATAGTGATTTTGTGGCTCCTCTAACATTTGGTGCCCTGCTATGTGGCCTGAGCATTAGTACTTTAGATCCTAGTTTTGATAAAAGAGGAATTGCTCATGCCTATGCCATAACAAGACCCAAAATAATGTTCTGTGATGGTGAAATTTATGATAAAGTAAAGGATGCTTTAGAAGAGTGCAAACTTTCCAGCACAATTATATACACCGTGAGTAAACACATTGACAAGGTGCCAACATTGATGGAATTAATGAAGAGTACTGAAGGAGAAAATGAATTCAA AGCGCCAGTTTTGCAAGATGGTTGCAATCAAGTAGCCATGATTTTGTGTTCATCGGGTACTACGGGTTTGCCAAAAGGCGTAACCATGTCACATGCCAGTATTTTAAATGCTAAGAAATT TGAAATGCTTCCAACAGATAAATTCCTTTGTTTTAGTACCCTTTATTGGTTAACGGGTCTTGTAACGTTGGTCCATGGTACTATAAATGGTCTAACTCGCGTTATTTCTAACCGACCTTATTCACCAGATGATTTCTTTGATATAGTCGAATGTTACAAAGTGAATATTGTTTTAAGTCCACCTTCACAGATTGCAATGACTCTCACATCGAAGAGAATATATGAAAGCGATTTGTCCAGTATTGATCTGTATATGGCCGGTGGCAGTGCTGTTCCCTACagtcttgttaaaaaatttaagcagtTTGCCTCGAATGCCACCTTTGTCACTGGTTATGGTATGAGTGAAGTTTGTAATTGGGTGGCATATCACGAAATGGATGCCAAAGATTCAGTTGGTCCCTTAGGTAACAACATTGAGGTTAAAATTATCAATGATGATGATCATAATTTGACCGCAAACGAAGTTGGTGAAGTGTGTATACGTACGCTACATCCCTGGGCTGGTTACTTCAACAATCACGTTGCCACTAGCAGTATGTATGATGAAGATTGTTGGATACATAGCGGTGATGTGGGTTATTTCGATTTTGATGGCAATTTATATATAATCGATCGCAagaaagacattttaaaatacaataatttccatttttatccTACCGAAATTGAAAAAGTCATCATGGAGCTATCGGATGTGGTTGAGGTGTGTGTGGTTGGTATATCCGACATAATATACACACATTTGCCAGCAGCAGCTGTCGTTAAACTTCCACAGAGCAATTTGACTGAGCAAATTGTATGTAATCATGTTGCTAatagtatgcaacatttcgaacaATTGCGCGGTGGTGTTTATTTCTTCGATAGTTTACCGCGTACCATATCCGGGAAGACTCTTCGCCGCGAGGCTACCAAGATCTGTGAAAATATCCATGGGAATAATTTGTACAGCAGAAATATTCAATAA